A window of Cyclopterus lumpus isolate fCycLum1 chromosome 14, fCycLum1.pri, whole genome shotgun sequence contains these coding sequences:
- the acaca gene encoding acetyl-CoA carboxylase 1 isoform X4, producing MAQQDGAAKKNPAVTALHSHFTVGSVSEENSEDEIPGKPGLQLEERETRSSSPSSDSSSSTFEMGFDHIDGPSNNLSGGTNGCCVLRPDRPSMSGLHLVKQGRDRRRIDLQRDFTVASPAEFVTRFGGNKVIEKVLIANNGIAAVKCMRSIRRWAYEMFRNERAIRFVVMVTPEDLKANAEYIKMADHYVPVPGGTNNNNYANVELILDIAKRIPVQAVWAGWGHASENPKLPELLHKNGIAFMGPPSQAMWALGDKIASSIVAQTAGIPTLPWSGSGLTVDWTESNQKKKIINVPADVFELGCIQDVEDGLKAAEKVGYPVMVKASEGGGGKGIRKVNCADDFPNLFRQVQAEVPGSPIFVMQLAKHARHLEVQILADQYGNAISLFGRDCSVQRRHQKIIEEAPSTIAPSDVFEDMERCAVKLAKMVGYVSAGTVEYLYSQDGSFYFLELNPRLQVEHPCTEMVADVNLPAAQLQIAMGIPLQRIKDIRMLYGVQPWGDSHIDFEGLSTAPSPRGHVIAARITSENPDEGFKPSSGTVQELNFRSNKNVWGYFSVAAAGGLHEFADSQFGHCFSWGENREEAISNMVVALKELSIRGDFRTTVEYLIKLLETESFQHNTIDTGWLDRLISEKMQAERPDTMLGIVSGALHVADVNLRNSVSNFLHSLERGQVLPAHTLLNTVDVELIYEGTKYVLTVTRQSPNSYVVIMNHSAAEVDVHRLSDGGLLLSYDGSSYTTYMKEEVDRYRITIGNKTCVFERENDPSLLRSPSAGKLIQYTVEDGGHVFSGQCYAEIEVMKMVMTLTALESGCIHYVKRVGAALEPGCVISKLQLDDPSRVQQAELHTGPLPIIQAVALRGEKLHRVFHNTLDHLVHIMNGYCLPEPFFSAKLKDWVERLMKNMRDPSLPLLELQDIMTSVSGRIPPAVEKSIKKEMAQYASNITSVLCQFPSQQIANILDSHAATLNKKSEREVFFMNTQSIVQLVQKYRSGIRGHMKAVVMDLLRQYLKVEIQFQNGHYDKCVFALREENKGDMANVLNYIFSHAQVTKKNLLVTMLIDQLCGRDPTLTDELMAILTELTQLSKTTNAKVALRARQVLIASHLPSYELRHNQVESIFLSAIDMYGHQFCIENLQKLILSETSIFDVLPNFFYHSNQVVRMAALEVYVRRAYIAYELNSVQHRQLRDNTCIVEFQFMLPTSHPNRGNIPTLNRRMSAPVLDFARGADTRLQTTKLQDLKDSRSKDDKADKKNAADSESADRMSFSSNLNHYGMLHIGSVSDVLLDASFTPPCQRMGAMVAFRSFQEFSRNVNDVLSCFSDSPPPSPTFPEGGNPVLYGEEENKSVVDEPIHILNVAIKTDSDIDDDGLAAVFREFTHSKKSMLCEHGIRRLTFLVAQEREFPKFFTFRARDKFEEDRIYRHLEPALAFQLELNRMRNFALSAIPCANHKMHLYVGAARVEAGTEVTDYRFFVRAIIRHSDLVTKEASFEYLHNEAERLLLEAMDELEVAFNNTTVRTDCNHIFLNFVPTVIMDPSKIEESVRSMVMRYGSRLWKLRVLQAELKINIRLTPTGKQIPIRLFLTNESGYYLDISLYKEVTDSRTGQVGPKDRQIMFQAYGDKQGPLHGMLINTPYVTKDLLQSKRFQAQTLGTTYVYDFPEMFRQALKKLWHSFQTFAHLPKCPLPSELLTFTELVLDAQGQLVQMNRLPGGNEIGMVAWRMTLRTPEYPAGREIIVISNDITHKIGSFGPQEDILFLRASEMARESGIPRIYIAANSGARIGLAEEIRHMFHVAWLDTADPYKGFKYLYLTPQDYKKVSALNSVHCEHVEDEGESRYKITDIIGKDDGLGVENLKGSGMIAGESSLAYDEIITMNLVTCRAIGIGAYLVRLGQRTIQVDNSHIILTGAAALNKVLGREVYTSNNQLGGIQIMHNNGVTHTTVCDDFEGVFALLAWLSYMPMCKSSPVPILCAKDPVDRLVDFVPTKTPYDPRWMLAGRPSQSECPEESFHGNRSAPKGSWQSGFFDQGSFMEIMQPWAQSVVVGRARLGGIPTGVVAVETRSVELSIPADPANLDSDAKIIQQAGQVWFPDSAFKTAQAIKDLNREGLPLMVFSNWRGFSGGMKDMYDQVLKFGAYIVDGLREYKQPVLVYIPPHAELRGGSWVVIDPTINPRHMEMYADKDSRGGVLEPEGTVEIKFRRKDLVKTMRRVDPVYTSLAERLGTPELSPPDRKELESQLKEREEFLLPIYHQVAVQFADLHDTPGRMQEKGVITDILDWQTSRQFFYWRLRRLLLEDTVMKKIQEANSELTDGQIQAMLRRWFVEAEGAVKAYLWDDNEEVVAWLEKQIAEEEGARSVVDENIKYIRRDHILKQIRSLVQANPEVAMDSIVHMTQHISPTQRAEVVRILSTMETSASS from the exons ATGGCTCAGCAGGACGGCGCTGCCAAGAAGAACCCTGCGGTGACGGCGTTGCACTCGCACTTCACTGTGGGTTCGGTATCGGAGGAGAACTCTGAGGATGAGATCCCGGGGAAGCCCGGCttgcagctggaggagagggagaccCGCTCCTCGTCGCCATCCTCTGACAGCTCGAGCAGCACCTTTGAAATGGGATTCGACCACATTGATGGACCCTCGAACAATCTAAG CGGTGGTACGAATGGCTGTTGCGTTCTTCGCCCTGACAGGCCAAGCATGTCAGGGCTGCACCTAGTGAAGCAAGGCAGAGATCGCCGGCGTATTGATCTCCAGAGAGACTTCACCGTGGCCTCTCCCGCGGAATTTGTCACCCGCTTTGGTGGCAACAAGGTCATCGAGAAG GTGCTTATTGCCAACAATGGTATTGCGGCGGTCAAATGCATGCGCTCCATCCGGCGCTGGGCCTATGAGATGTTTCGCAATGAAAGGGCAATCCGCTTTGTCGTAATGGTGACCCCAGAGGACCTTAAGGCCAATGCAG AGTACATCAAAATGGCAGATCATTACGTGCCCGTGCCAGGAGGGACGAATAATAACAACTATGCCAACGTTGAGCTCATTCTGGACATTGCGAAACGGATACCTGTTCAG GCCGTGTGGGCTGGGTGGGGTCATGCCTCAGAGAACCCCAAACTCCCAGAGCTGCTTCACAAGAATGGCATTGCTTTCATGG GTCCCCCGAGTCAGGCTATGTGGGCTCTGGGAGACAAGATTGCTTCGTCCATCGTGGCTCAGACAGCTGGCATTCCTACCCTGCCCTGGAGCGGTTCAG GCCTCACAGTGGATTGGACAGAGAGCAACCAAAAGAAGAAGATCATCAATGTTCCTGCTGACGTGTTTGAGCTCGGCTGCATCCAGGATGTGGAGGATGGCCTGAAA GCTGCGGAGAAAGTCGGTTACCCCGTCATGGTGAAGGCCTCGGAGGGAGGCGGAGGCAAAGGCATCCGTAAAGTCAACTGTGCTGACGATTTCCCTAATCTCTTCAGACAG GTCCAGGCAGAAGTCCCAGGATCACCTATTTTCGTCATGCAGCTAGCCAAGCACGCCCGCCACCTAGAGGTCCAGATCTTGGCCGATCAATACGGCAATGCCATTTCCCTGTTTGGGAGAGACTGCTCTGTGCAGCGACGGCACCAGAAAATTATAGAGGAGGCTCCTTCCACCATCGCCCCCTCTGACGTGTTTGAGGATATGGAAAGG TGTGCAGTGAAGCTGGCTAAGATGGTGGGGTACGTCAGTGCAGGTACGGTGGAGTACCTCTACAGCCAGGATGGCAGCTTCTACTTCCTGGAGCTCAACCCTCGTCTGCAGGTGGAACACCCCTGCACCGAGATGGTGGCCGACGTCAACTTGCCTGCTGCCCAGCTGCAG ATTGCTATGGGTATACCTCTTCAAAGGATAAAAGACATCAGGATGCTCTATGGGGTCCAGCCGTGGGGAGACTCTCACATTGACTTCGAGGGCCTGTCGacagccccctccccccgggGACATGTCATCGCAGCACGCATCACCAGTGAAAACCCTGATGAG GGTTTCAAGCCGAGCTCCGGCACAGTGCAAGAGCTGAATTTCCGGAGCAATAAGAACGTGTGGGGCTACTTCAGCGTGGCAGCGGCTGGAGGGCTGCATGAGTTTGCAGACTCCCAGTTTGGACACTGTTTCTCTTGGGGAGAGAATCGTGAAGAAGCCATCTC CAACATGGTGGTGGCTCTGAAGGAGTTGTCCATCAGAGGAGACTTCAGGACCACAGTGGAATACCTCATCAAGCTGCTGGAGACTGAAAGCTTTCAGCACAACACCATTGACACCGGCTGGCTGGACAGGCTTATCTCAGAGAAGATGCAG GCGGAGCGTCCCGATACCATGCTGGGAATTGTGAGCGGGGCTCTTCATGTGGCCGATGTCAATCTCAGGAACAGCGTGTCCAACTTTCTGCATTCTCTGGAAAG GGGCCAGGTGctgccagcacacacacttctcaacACGGTGGACGTGGAGCTGATCTATGAAGGTACCAAGTACGTCCTGACGGTGACCCGCCAGTCTCCCAACTCCTACGTGGTCATCATGAACCACTCCGCTGCTGAGGTGGACGTCCATCGGCTCAGTGACGGAGGGCTTTTACTGTCTTATGATGGAAGCAGCTACACCACCTAcatgaaggaggaggtggacag gTATCGCATCACGATTGGGAACAAGACTTGTGTTTTTGAAAGAGAGAATGATCCTTCGCTGCTGCGATCTCCTTCAGCAGGAAAGCTCATCCAGTACACAGTCGAGGATGGCGGCCACGTGTTTTCTGGCCAGTGCTATGCTGAGATAGAG gtgatgaagatggtgatgactCTAACGGCTTTGGAGTCTGGTTGTATTCACTATGTGAAGAGGGTTGGAGCAGCACTGGAGCCCGGCTGTGTCATTTCCAAGCTACAACTGGATGACCCCAGTCGAGTGCAACAG GCTGAGCTGCACACGGGGCCCCTACCTATTATCCAGGCAGTGGCTCTGAGAGGGGAGAAGCTGCACAGAGTCTTCCACAACACGCTGGATCATCTTGTTCACATTATGAATGGCTACTGTCTACCTGAGCCTTTCTTCAGCGCTAag TTGAAAGACTGGGTGGAGAGGTTGATGAAAAACATGCGCGACCCCTCTCTGCCGCTGTTGGAGCTTCAAGACATCATGACCAGTGTGTCGGGTCGCATCCCCCCTGCTGTGGAGAAGTCCATCAAGAAGGAGATGGCTCAGTACGCCAGCAACATCACCTCGGTGCTCTGCCAGTTCCCCAGCCAGCAG ATTGCAAACATCCTGGACAGCCATGCTGCTACTCTGAACAAGAAGTCCGAGAGAGAAGTCTTCTTCATGAACACGCAAAGCATCGTTCAGCTGGTGCAGAA GTATCGCAGCGGCATCAGAGGTCACATGAAGGCCGTGGTGATGGACTTGCTCAGACAGTACCTGAAAGTAGAGATCCAGTTTCAGAATG GACACTATGACAAGTGTGTGTTCGCGCTGCGTGAGGAAAACAAGGGCGACATGGCAAACGTGCTCAACTACATCTTCTCCCATGCTCAAGTCACCAAGAAGAACCTGCTGGTTACCATGCTGATT GATCAGCTGTGTGGCCGTGATCCCACGCTGACGGATGAACTGATGGCCATCTTGACTGAACTCACCCAGCTCAGCAAGACGACCAACGCCAAGGTGGCACTGCGAGCCCGGCAG GTGTTGATCGCTTCCCACCTCCCCTCTTATGAGCTACGACACAACCAGGTGGagtccatcttcctctctgccatTGATATGTATGGCCACCAATTCTGCATCGAGAACCTGCAG aaaCTCATCCTTTCAGAAACGTCCATCTTTGACGTTCTGCCCAACTTCTTCTACCACAGTAATCAGGTGGTCAGGATGGCTGCCCTTGAG GTGTACGTTCGCAGAGCATACATCGCCTATGAGCTCAACAGCGTCCAGCATCGCCAGCTGAGGGACAACACGTGTATCGTAGAGTTCCAGTTCATGCTTCCCACCTCGCACCCCAACAG AGGGAACATCCCCACTCTAAACAG GAGAATGTCTGCTCCGGTCCTGGACTTTGCAAGAGGAGCGGACACTAGATTACAGACCACTAAACTCCAGGACCTTAAAGATAGTAGATCTAAGGATGATAAAGCTGACAAGAAAAATGCCGCCGATTCGGAATCTGCGGACAG GATGTCATTCTCCTCCAACCTGAACCACTACGGCATGTTGCACATCGGCAGCGTCAGCGACGTTCTGCTTGACGCGTCCTTCACGCCACCTTGCCAGCGCATGGGAGCCATGGTCGCTTTCCGCTCATTCCAGGAGTTCAGCAG GAACGTAAACGACGTTCTGAGCTGCTTCTCTGACTCTCCTCCGCCAAGTCCAACCTTCCCAGAAGGAGGCAATCCTGTCCTCTACGGGGAAGAGGAGAACAAG AGCGTCGTTGACGAGCCTATCCATATCCTGAACGTGGCCATAAAGACGGACAGCGACATTGATGACGACGGCCTGGCAGCCGTATTCAGGGAGTTTACTCACTCAAAG AAATCTATGCTGTGTGAACACGGCATCCGTCGGCTGACTTTCCTTGTGGCCCAGGAG AGGGAATTCCCCAAGTTTTTCACATTCCGTGCCAGAGACAAG TTTGAGGAGGACAGGATCTACCGCCATTTGGAGCCGGCACTGGCGTTCCAGTTGGAGCTCAACCGCATGCGCAATTTTGCCCTCTCTGCCATCCCGTGTGCCAACCACAAGATGCACTTGTACGTGGGTGCTGCCCGTGTGGAGGCGGGCACAGAGGTTACGGACTACCGGTTCTTTGTGCGAGCCATCATCCGCCACTCCGATCTGGTCACGAAG GAGGCCTCTTTCGAATACCTTCACAATGAGGCAGAGcgtctgctgctggaggccatGGATGAGCTGGAGGTGGCTTTCAACAACACGACTGTACGAACTGACTGCAATCATATCTTCCTCAATTTTGTCCCAACAGTCATCATGGACCCATCTAAG ATTGAGGAGTCCGTGCGCTCCATGGTGATGCGTTACGGCAGCCGTCTGTGGAAGCTGCGTGTCCTGCAGGCTGAACTGAAAATTAACATCCGCCTGACACCAACTGGAAAGCAAATCCCCATCCGCCTCTTCCTCACCAATGAATCGGGCTACTACCTGGACATCAGCCTGTACAAGGAGGTCACTGATTCCCGAACGGGACAGGTGGGGCCCAAAGACCGACAG ATCATGTTCCAAGCATATGGAGACAAGCAAGGGCCGCTGCATGGCATGCTGATCAACACCCCCTATGTGACCAAGGACCTGCTGCAGTCTAAGCGCTTCCAGGCACAGACTCTGGGCACCACCTATGTCTATGACTTTCCAGAAATGTTCAGACAG GCTCTGAAAAAGCTGTGGCACTCTTTCCAGACCTTCGCCCACTTACCCAAATGCCCCCTTCCCTCTGAGCTGCTCACCTTCACAGAGCTGGTTCTCGATGCCCAAGGTCAGCTGGTGCAGATGAACAGACTGCCTGGGGGCAACGAG ATTGGCATGGTGGCGTGGCGGATGACCCTGCGCACGCCAGAATATCCAGCGGGACGTGAGATCATCGTCATAAGTAACGACATCACGCACAAGATCGGCTCATTTGGGCCCCAGGAGGACATATTGTTCCTGCGGGCTTCAGAGATGGCACGGGAGAGCGGCATCCCGCGGATCTACATCGCAGCCAACAGTGGCGCTCGCATTGGGCTGGCGGAGGAAATCAGACACATGTTCCACGTGGCCTGGCTGGATACAGCTGACCCTTATAAG GGATTCAAGTATCTCTACCTCACACCTCAGGATTACAAGAAAGTTTCCGCCCTGAACTCTGTGCATTGTGAACATGTGGAGGATGAGGGAGAATCCAG GTACAAGATCACTGACATCATTGGAAAAGATGACGGGCTGGGTGTGGAGAATCTGAAAGGGTCAGGAATGATTGCTGGAGAATCCTCTCTGGCTTATGACGAGATCATCACCATGAACCTG GTCACGTGCAGAGCCATAGGGATTGGGGCGTATCTGGTGAGGCTTGGACAGAGAACCATCCAAGTGGACAACTCTCACATTATCCTTACTGGAGCGGCAGCACTCAACAAG GTGCTGGGCAGGGAAGTGTACACATCGAACAACCAACTTGGCGGCATTCAAATCATGCACAACAACGGCGTGACGCACACTACCGTTTGTGACGACTTTGAGGGAGTCTTCGCGCTTCTGGCGTGGCTCTCCTACATGCCCATG TGTAAATCTAGTCCAGTGCCAATCCTCTGCGCCAAGGATCCCGTGGATCGGCTGGTGGATTTTGTGCCTACAAAGACTCCGTATGACCCTCGCTGGATGCTAGCAGGACGTCCCAGCCAGAGTGAGTGTCCAGAGGAATCTTTTCATGGAAACCGTTCTG CTCCAAAGGGTTCCTGGCAGAGTGGCTTTTTTGACCAGGGCTCCTTCATGGAGATCATGCAGCCGTGGGCTCAGAGTGTGGTGGTCGGCAGAGCCAG ACTGGGCGGGATACCTACTGGGGTGGTCGCCGTGGAAACCAGGTCAGTGGAGCTGTCGATCCCAGCCGATCCAGCTAATTTGGACTCTGATGCAAAG ATCATCCAGCAGGCCGGACAGGTGTGGTTCCCAGATTCTGCCTTCAAAACAGCCCAGGCCATTAAGGACCTAAACAGAGAGGGTCTACCTCTTATGGTGTTTTCTAACTGGAGGGGCTTCTCTGGAGGAATGAAAG ATATGTACGACCAGGTGCTGAAGTTTGGGGCCTACATTGTGGACGGGCTGAGGGAGTACAAGCAGCCGGTACTGGTTTATATCCCACCCCATGCTGAGCTGAGGGGAGGATCCTGGGTGGTTATCGATCCCACCATCAACCCACGTCACATGGAGATGTACGCTGACAAGGACAGCCG GGGTGGTGTTTTGGAGCCCGAAGGCACAGTGGAGATCAAATTCAGGAGGAAGGACCTGGTAAAGACCATGAGAAGAGTGGATCCAGTCTACACAAGCCTGGCTGAAAGACTGG GAACGCCAGAGCTGAGTCCCCCCGATCGTAAAGAGCTGGAGAGCCAGCTGAAGGAGCGTGAGGAGTTCCTCCTGCCAATCTACCACCAGGTGGCCGTGCAGTTTGCGGACCTCCACGACACCCCAGGTCGCATGCAAGAGAAAGGCGTCATAACG